In Toxoplasma gondii ME49 chromosome II, whole genome shotgun sequence, the genomic stretch gaaggacgggaAAAGAATCTCCGCAGGTgagcagaggaaaggacgaagaagagacgagaggagaatgCAGGGCGCTATAGAGGGCACCGACGGGGGAAGCGGAAGCAAAAAGGGAAGAGACTTGAGAGAAGTCTTGGAGTggaggagacggggaagagagacaagagaggaaaaaaggaagacggagacagatgcgcgaagcaaagaaacccttagaacagagaggaaagaagggcaGAGGTGGAGACACCCAACATTTTCAACTGCGTTGTCTCAGCTCGGGTGGTCAAGGAACTGCACGGAAGGAGTCGTTGTTTAGAGAGCAGCAACggctctctttcctctgaaACGCCTGAGAAACCAGCAGGGTGGTTGAACCGTTTTTTCCCCGAAGACGATAGGAAAACTCACCCGTCACTGGTATGCCCGAAGTCGAAGCGGACCGGCGCCTTGCAGCCGGATGCACCAGGATGAGAAGAACACAGAAgcacaggaagagacgacaaaAGGGGAACCACGTGTCTTCTCTTGACGGCGCTGAGTGGGTACGTTTTAAAACCGTGGAGAGGGTGTGGTCAAAAATGAGGAAACGAGACCAATAATCTACCTaggcgagacgagaagaagctgccCTAAGGAAAGGGGGACGGTTGAAAAAGAGCGCTTCGTTAGCTGCGATGAAACACCTGGAAAAACACCGCGTACCCTGGGAtgtcgagagaagcggacgggagagacggacgGGAGGGAagcaaaaaagaggaacggaAGCAGTTTAAGCTTGCTCAAAAGAATTATTTACGGAGCGAACTTCTTAATGGAGTAGAAAAGAAAGGGGGCTCTGTGTGTCCCGAAATCAAGAAAGGGGATGCTCTTCAAGTCGCACACGGCGCCCTGCGCAGTGTGGAGCTGCCTCGTCCAGTAcgggaagggagagacaggaagaagtgGCGAGAAATCAGGGGACGACGAGCAAACACCGACAAGTGAGGGAGGTGAAAACCgtgagaaaagacaagaaatcCATGGGAGATGGGGACAAGACGCAGCAACAAGCCTGGGGGGGAGGAACGAGCCGCACACTCATTCTTGGGGGGTTGCCTTCTAGCAACCGCTGCCGCAGCCAAAAAGAGTGGCTTAATCCTGGTGTGCTGAAAATGGGGAGAGCGAGTTTTCTGCGAAACTGCAAGCGCTGAGAACGGCAAGAACGGGGCCCACTTGCCCGTCAGAACTGCGAACATcgggaacagaagaagcgtgCTTCATCGGACAACCAGGGAAATTCTCAGGAAGCGAACAAGGCGCGTAACAGCAGCCGGCAGAGGCTGCAGATTCCTCGAAATGCAGAGGCCTGTTGGAGGGTCACTAACGCCGAATTTTCCCGGGTTCACTCCTCTAAACGACGCGGGAAAGCAACCGGCTGAAGTCAGCATGTCGTGACCAGCGACGGCCTTGGCCCGTTAAAAACAACAGAAATACACATATCTTCGTGTAATGAGGCGTACACGGTCCTAGGCTCCTTCGTTCCGCGGTGTGGACATACACCTGGTCAGTGTGTGCGTCATCGATGCGGTGCCGTGTCAATGCCCAACACGTGCAGTTCGTCCCGTTCAGTCTGCGTGCGCTTTTTGGCCGTAAACCTCACTACGAACGGGTATGGACCATCACAAAACAGGGAATGTGACAGTTGTGTGAGGGAAGGAAACAACCTGCTTTCGGAGGTTCTGATCCAGGAACGAACCCCACCATTCCTTCTCTACAGGTGGGTGTCAATCCCACCATACAATTTTGACGTCGTTTAAGTGTATGTTGTGCCATTTTATGGGCGAGGTGGGCTGTCATTGGCGAAGAATTCGCGGTCAAACTACTGCAGTCGTTCTGGGGTCCCGCAGAATGCTCGGGTTCCCCACCAGAGTCTACGAATCGTGCATGTCTCACAGACGTCAACGTTAGCTGAAACGCGGTCCTCGTTGCGGGATCGGCAAGATTTTCAGTGGAGGAGGGACCGTGGAATCTGTCAGCATGCGAGTGGGCGAGACTGTGACCTCAAAACGGGGTGGTCGACGGCCAGAGAACTAATTGACTGAGCACCTGCCCTCTCACATGGGTAATGTCTATAAGACGGCCATAGGGTGACTGCGCAGGTGCTTGTTTCCAAGGTGGGGGTAATACCACTTTCACTTCAACAGTGGAAGGCATACCCAATTGACAGCCGTTAGTGGTGGCCGTTCTGGACTTCCACGGCTGTTGCTGCGTTCATTTCCAAATGTTCCATTTCAGAAACGACCCGTCTGTAGTGTGAGGCACCGTTTGATCCCACAAAGAAATGCACGTTTCTTCATTGCATTGTCAGTCTTCGAAGTGTTTTTTTAAGACAGTGGCACTGGGAACCGGTTGCGTATGCCGTGCCTGCTCAGATTACGTTAGCGCACTGAGCTTTAGCGACGTTGAGCGCGTTACCTCAGTAGGCGACCTGATCCCCAGAGGGTTCAAACATTGTCTGTTTGCTTGCGGAAGAATTTGGGGCGCAGTACTGTATGTGGCCACAGCAAACATGGACACGCAGGGAAAAACGCGCTTCCGTCTTGGACAGCAGAGAGGGTTGTTAATGCGTGCGACagtgaagaaaaacgaattcCTGAGGGAAGCATGTCACAGAGATCCCAGGAAGGTAGGCAGAGCAGAGGCAAAAAACGGCGGGTGAGTCATGCCTGATGTCCAACATAATCGCCTCCCCTCCTGCTTTATAGTGCCTCTCCCTCACTTGGACAGGAGGCAGACGGCATTCCACTTGCATATATCCTTGTGGCAACTAGCCCACGCATTCACTCAACCTGCTGCCACGAGAATACCACCCGGGACAGCGAGGTCGACTTTGATGCAGTGTTCCCCCCTCCGCAGTCGAAACTGTGTAAGCTGTGACACAATGATGCAGAACCTCTGTtcagcagaggaaggagaagaacacgACACTTCCTCGAAATAAAACTATTAAAGAAGAGCAGCCGGTACTGAGAGTTTCGCACCATTGATACTTGGTTCTCCAAAGGTGTTACAGGAAACGTATCACTGTAGGAATTGGGCAGCCGGCGCTAGCAGACATTTTCCAGGAAGGAGAGCTTTCCTGACGACCCCTGCGGACAATGAGGGGGCAAGCTTCCGGAAAGAAAAGTAAGATGCTGTCGGTACAAAGCAGAGCGCTGAAACAGCACGTTTCTCAAGCAGAACCGGGTCGATGCTTCATACAGGAGCCTCGTGACCCAGCATTCAAGGACAGTTTTGCTTCCACACGAGCTCTTTCGGTCCCGGAACTTTTTGACGTCGGGGGATGGGGAAGTTGGGGCCCAGTTGAAACTTTGATTCTATGGTTGGATTCTGTTGCTTTTCCTGCTGTTTTTGCAACAGTATTCCACTTTCCACCTCAGACGCGAAGCCAATGAGCTACGCCACATTCAGGGAAAGATCACGTGACTTCCATGTGAAGCGATGCTCAGAGCACTGGTCCAATTAGTGGTTTAATTTATTTGTTTGGAAATCCGAACAAAACCACCAGAGACTCCCGCCTTGGTAACACGGACCGTGGTCACGTTGGTGTCACAGTGTCGGAATGCCTCGTACGCAGCGGAGAAGGTCGGAATCCTACAGCTGGAGCGAGACGGTAACAGTGGCCTCACTCGTTCAGGAGTTCCCTCAGTCTTAAAAAACTGCATTACACTTCCCTGCAAATATCAAACAACGGAGGCAAGCGGGAATACCTCTGGCGCCTGCTGTAGCATCGGTCAACGATTGCAAGCTGACTATTGTGTAGGACGCCGGTTCAGAACGGGCACTGTGCCGACATGCCACGAACATGCGTtgctttctgcctttccgtGAGTCCGTAACGAGCATCTGTTATCAGGCATATTGCGGTGCGTGTTGTCGCATGATGGAGACCAGGTACAAATCGatccttctgtcgctctaTTGACTCCTACGAGCCAGCTTTGTGTGACTCGTGTGTCCAACTGAAAAATTTCGATCGGGGGGCAACTCAGACTCAGGTGCTAGAACGCTGAAGCTTacgtttgcttctctggcAAGGCTTTGCCAACGCGATATCACTTGCGACCTGGCGCCGAcgcacacacgcacacacactcaCACGATATCATGGAACCGACACAAGCCAGTTTTGAACTATTCCTTTAGCCGGATGCGTCGACACTTCAAGGGCATTGCTTTCTCCTTATTTAGGATACCAAAATCTCCATTATACAGAACAGACCACCGCTTCCTTGGGTGTCTATCGCAGCAGACTACCATGGTTTTGCCCAGACGCCCGCCTCATATAGGAGTGGAGAATTGTTGCACAGTGATTTTGGTAAAGTCTATCATATTATCTCCTGAAGCGACGTCTCAAGCAACCCGCCGATACTGAATCGACAGGGCTAGAGAGGACGATGCGTTCTTCAATATGCCCCTGTGACTACTGCAAATGAATCTTACCACGACGGGAGGAGGTGCCGTGACCCGAAGATTTTTCTGCAGCGGCGGAACATACGAAATGTTTCCAACTTGGTTTGAACCTCTGGAACGTATCCAACCGTCAAACAACCTCAAGTGTcaacaacagagaaaagtATCGTCAGGGCTGTGTACGGTGTTCAGATAACCCCTCGTGACCCTACAATTCAAACTAAGAGCCCTATTGTACAGAATCTAAAGTGCCGCCTCGATACTCCCGCGAATACAGAGCTTCCCCATGATTCATCCGAAGAATAAAAGCCAAAAACAGAAGGCTCGAGAACTTGAAAGTCTTCGCCGGAGCCGCAAAGTCACTTTTCTCAGTTGGGTACCGCCACGAAAGTGCTAGTCCGCATATCAATTAAAAGAGGGTGTGTCACACAGCCCGCACAAAAGCGGTGTTCTAGGCAACGTGCGTTGCCTATATACTTGCTCCTTCAGTCCCTCAAAATGAATAACATATCGGATCACGGCCAATACTTTCTCTCACGTTTCGCGTCCTTGCCGGTCCACAACACGCGATGTCAAGTCATTCAATACAGGCTACGCTGACTGTAACAAAACCCTTTTACTTCACTCTAGATCTCCACCAGCTACATAAGGCCACAAACTCGGCATCTTTTGACTGTTCATTTACAGCAGAGTCCGCATCGCATCCATAAAACGAAAGCTGGTCAATGTATGGTCTCTGTAAAGAAATTCGCGTTTCTGGTTTCGCCACTTACTTTGAGATTTGGAGTGGTGGACACTTTTCTCTGTaaggcagaggcagacacCGTCAGTCGGTTCGGATTATCGAGCGTTTCTGGAGATTCTGTCGTAACTGGTGCCTACAGAGGCTTGTTCCAAGCTGATGCGGCTGCGGGGGCTCAACGTTCCATGGGTACCCATCGAATAGAAACTACATATGCATCGCGTATGGCGTCCGGCCGAGTCCTGATCTGATATTGCCTCCTGTCCCAGAACTGCATTTCATCGAGAGAACTGATCAATTTGTGCCTTACCCTGCCTCGCGCAAAGTCCCAAATGCCTTACGGAAAGACGTTGAGACTGGATCAGTCCACACCACCACGTGATGTTCTTGCTAACTAAAAATGAACTTACTTTTGTTTATCTCGTCATCATCGTCATCATCACCATAATCCTCCACGTCTCCGTCGTCATCATCGTCATCATCGTCGTCGTCACCATCAGCATCCTCATCGTGGCCCATGTCCACTGCAAAATGAGGACAGGAACAGACAGGTTGGTATCATTTGTCATTTCAGCTACGCAAGTCTGCAGCGGGGGGCACTTGCGTCGAGAGGCTCTGATAGGAAACGGGATTTTACTCACGCGTTGCATGGAAAAGACTGCATAGATTAACGAGGTTTCGGTCCCAAATACAGCAAATAAAACACCACGCAAAACACATTATACCGGTCACATGCGTCAACTGAGGCATTCGAAAGCACAAGCTCCCCTGACGGTGTGAGCAAGAGCCTCAATTCGTACCCTAAAACTGTCTCTGTTGCTGTGTTTCCTGTACTGCCCACGTTCTATAGTgtgatgcatgcatggaaTTTCACTGCCTAGCTGACGTGGCGTTTCGCAGGAATCGAGTCCCATGTTTGAACCGTGAGAACTGATTCTCACTCTAGTCAGGGTTATCCAGATGGCGAGACAGCTCTTATGACTTACAGATcatcgccttctcgcgcAACGCCGACATTGTGCCCGCCATGGAATTTTGGCCTCTATGTTGCACGAGCGGCGTCTGATTCTGTCGAGGCGAGCCTGTCCCTTGAAGCCCTGCGTTCACCGGCGATGTCCCTGTCGCTGGAGCAGTCCCTCTCACCTGAGGCGTCCCTTTCCTGCCTTCGATTCCTGTTTTCCCTGGGGATCCTGCCACTCCAGACAACCCCCCATCTGGGGAATCATCATCGTCCCCGGAGTCATCATTGTCATCTCGAGAATCTCCCTTTCGCTTTATAGTTTGTTCCTTACCCCGGGACTGGCGTTTGTCCTGGGAGTCGTCATCGTCATTGTCTCCATCATCATCGTCTTTATCCCCGGAGCCACGTTTATTCTTGGCATCACTTTCATCTTTATCGTCATCATCGTCGTCTTTATCCCCGGACTCTTCTTTACCCTTAGAGTTGTCTTTATCTTTGTCATCATTGTCATCGTCGTCTTTATCCCCGGGGCCACGTTTATTCTTGGCATCACTTTCATCTTTATCGTCATCATCGTCGTCTTTATCCCCGGAGTCTTCTTTACCCTTAGAGTTGTCTTTATCTTTGTCATCATTGTCATCATCGTCTTTATCCTCGGGGCCGGGTTTATTCTTGGAATTGTCTTCATCTTTGTCGTAATCATCGTCCTTATCCTTGGAatcgtccttctctcgctcgtcgTCGTCATCATCATTTTCATCGTCATCTCTTGCTGCACCCCTTCTCGGGGCTTGCTTCCCTTCCTTTGTCTCATCCTCGTCAAAGTTCCTGTCCTCTAGGGGCCTCCCGCGCACACTAGGTAACTCTTCATCCCTCTCCGCTCCCTGTGGCCGAGACGCTTGAGGCAGGGCTGCAGGGGCAGCTGCCCCTTGCGAGGGAGCTGTCTCCCACGCAGGACTCGCCATTGGCGCCGGAGTTTGCACGGGCGGAGCCACTGGACTTGCCTGGGGCGACACCGGCGAGAGTTGAGCTGGAGGTGGTAGAGATGGTGAAGGCAAGACTGGTGAtggcggaggaggagaggttagagaaggagaggggaaggatGGGAACTGCATCGGTTGAGGTTGGCTATGGCTCACCGGAGAAGAATCGTGGAAGTGCACAGACTGGTGTTGCTGGTTCAGGTGTCCATGGGACGACCCCTGATGGTGTCCGGACTCCTGGAGCGAGTTCTGGTGCCCGTGATGTGGATGCACAGACTGCTGGTGCTCGCTGTGGTGCTCCTGAGATGACCCGTGGTGCACAGATTCGCGATGCTCCTGAGACGACCCGTGGTGCCCAGATTCGCGATGCTCCTGAGATGAACCGTGGTGCCCAGATTCGCGATGCTCCTGAGACGACCCGTGGTGCCCAGATTCGCGATGCTCCTGAGATGAACCGTGGTGTCCAGATTCGCGATGCTCCTGAGATGAACCGTGGTGTCCAGATTCGCGATGCTCCTGAGATGAACCGTGGTGTCCAGACTCGCGATGCTCATGAGACGACCCTTGGTTTGTATGCTTGTGTTCATCTGACTTCTGTTCTTGGGGATGTTTTTGATCGGTTGTCGACTGCTGATCTTTTGCGGCTGACGCCGGCGATCCTGGCAAGCAATGCAGCAAAGCCGAAGCACATATGCAGTTGGGGCGGTAGTTTGGGAAAAACCCTTTAGCTTTCCCACGAAAACGTAGCGCTATTGCCGATGCACGAACTTCCACGTGTCATAGACATGCTAGATCTGCCACCACTCGATTACCTTCAACAAAGAAACAGGGAAAGAACATCTCGAAGCGGGTGCCAAAAAGCTCAAACGGGATACCTCATCGATGCACTTCCACGATTCCGTGCCCAGAGAAGGCACTTCCACAAATACACATGCATTGACAGCATCGTCACTTCTTTCAAAGTGGCTCTCGGCCTCTACAGGCTTACCCTTGTGAGCGGGACTGGATCCGTCAGAAGAGCCACTGGGCGAATGACTTTTGATGCTTCTATCTTGACCTGCATGGTCTccagtttctttcttttcgtaAGCATCTTTGTGTTCTCCCCCAGGatgcttgtcttctctgcccccATGGCTGTGCATGCCTCCTGTGCCTGCATCGGCCAGGGCTTTCTTAGGCTCATTCCCGTGTCCCGCACGATCTGCGGTGCCCCCAACTTCCTGCCCATCACCTTTTGTTGAATGCTCATTGCCCCCGTGACCGCCCTTCCTTCTGCGCCGTCTCCTGGAACGCCGGGGTCTTTTCCCCTCACCTTCTCCCTTATCCTCACCCTCCCCATGGTCCCCATATCCCCCGACATGGGGCTCTGCGCGACCGTCAacctgcgtcgccttctcctccttaCCTTTGGCACCATCTGAACTCGTGTGCTGgtgcctcttccttctgcgaCGACGGCGACCTCTACTACGCTCCTCGCTGGTGGGGGTGCCAGACTCCTTGTCCTCACCCTCACCATGGCCTCCGTGTCCCCCGACATCGCTTCCTTCGTGCCCCGCAACCTGTttgtccttctccgtcttgccTTCGGCGTCATCGTGCGGCTGGTGGtgatgtttcttcttcttcttgtggCGCTTCTTCTTGGATCTCTGATGCTTGTCTTCCCCGCCGGCATGGTGGTCCTCACCCTCACCATGGCCTCCGTGTCCCCCGACATCGCTTCCTTCGTGCCCCGCAACCTGTttgtccttctccgtcttgccGTCGGCGTCATCGTGAGGCTGGTGGtgatgtttcttcttctttttgtggCGCTTCGTTTTGGATCTCTGATGCTTGTCTTCCCCGCCGGCATGGTGGTCCGCACCCTCACCATGGCCTCCGTGTCCCCCGACATCGCTTCCTTCGTGCCCCGCAACCTGTttgtccttctccgtcttgccTTCGGCGTCATCGTGAGGCTGGTGGtgatgtttcttcttctttttgtggCGCTTCTTCTTGGATCTCTGATGCTTGTCTTCCCCGCCGGCATGGCGGTCCACACCCTCACCATGGCCTCCGTGTCCCCCGACATCGCTTCCTTCGTGCCCCGCAACCTGTttgtccttctccgtcttgccTTCGGCGTCATCGTGAGGCTGGTGGtgatgtttcttcttctttttgtggCGCTTCTTCTTGGATCTCTGATGCTTGTCTTCCCCGCCGGCATGGCGGTCCACACCCTCACCATGGCCTCCGTGTCCCCCGACATCGCTTCCTTCGTGCCCCGCAACCTGTttgtccttctccgtcttgccTTCGGCGTCATCGTGAGGCTGGTGGtgatgtttcttcttctttttgtggCGCTTCTTCTTGGATCTCTGATGCTTGTCTTCCCCGCCGGCATGGTGGTCCGCACCCTCACCATGGCCTCCGTGTCCCCCGACATCGCTTCCTTCGTGCCCCGCAACCTGTttgtccttctccgtcttgccTTCGGCGTCATCGTGAGGCTGGTGGtgatgtttcttcttctttttgtggCGCTTCTTCTTGGATCTCTGATGCTTGTCTTCCCCGCCGGCATGGTGGTCCGCACCCTCACCATGGCCTCCGTGTCCCCCGACATCGCTTCCTTCGTGCCCCGCAACCTGTttgtccttctccgtcttgccTTCGGCGTCATCGTGCTGCTGGTGATGTTGCTTCTTGCGGGGCTTCGTTTCGGAAGGTTTGCCGTGTTCGTCGGAATTGTGTGTTTCGCGGGCGTCGCTTTCCTCGGgaattttctttctctcttctgttcgtcCCTCTGGGCTGGTGCTTCGAGAGGTGTGCGTGTTGCGGCTACTGCGCGCGTCGGGTGTGCGTCCTCTGTTCATGACGTTCTCTTGGTCGCCATGTGTCAGATGGGATTCcggtttctcgctttttcggTGGCGTCCCTCGAGGTCATGTTCCTCCGTTCTATCCTCTTTCGCCTGGGTTCTCTGACGGCGCGttcttccctgttttctctctgtcacaCCTGCACAGAATGCACGTAGCGCATTGGACGGTTGAGTCCGCATGGATGCGTTTCCTGGTGCACACAGACAATGTCCCAAAAGCGCACCCGTGTCGATCGTCGGTGCCAGAACCGAAACTGAATACACGaaaggcgcgagagacgatTGTTCCGTCCTCCTCGCAAAGACGGTCAAACGTTTTCGGGCCGCCACTGACCGCCGCCCGGCGCGCCAGTCAGTTCGTGACTTCCCCCCTGAACTATAATGCAGAAATGTAACCAGAATTACCTGTCCCTAAAAGGATGATCAATTTATCCATGCACGTGCTTTCATTAGGCGCAGTCAAAGGATGGAATGTCCACGCCACGTTGTATTTCGTCTCACCGGTTTTCCACCCTGACTCCCGGTGCTGGTGGGACTGGCCAGTGCGCCTGCGGTCGCGTTGCCTTTTTAGGGCTTGACTGGATCAAAGAGAAGAGATGTGTGCCTGTTGTACCTACCGTTTTTTCTATTCGGAGAGTGCCTTCTACGGGGCTTAGCgcgcctgcgttttctctttccgcgACCTCTGCGCTTAACGTTTCCCCGGTTCTGGgggcgacggcgacgacCACCTACGAAATTCAAGCAGCAGTGCGGGGGGTACTTTGAACAAGAAATTAATGCAGTTTTCCAGACCCCAAGCCGACCGCGTGGAGCAAAACTTGGGCGGGGTCTCAGTCGATGGAAAGAGTTTGAATATTTGGTTGGAAATGGGTTTACGTTCTCGCCTTGTCATACTTGGAGACTTGAGCAGACAAACCACTTTGAAGACATGGTGATACATGAATACAGAACTAAGCAGGCTTCTGGTTCATATAATTTCGTTATTCTTTGATCTGCTTCTGTGCAGTTTCTGGAAGGCAGGCAAGTGTAGAGTCGCTTCCAAAATGTTGACTACCACACGATGTTGTTGGTCGTCAAAATGCCACACGATAAGGAAGGATCATGATGTAGTTGTGATTTCATGAGAGGGCGCAGCAAACAGAAAATCACGATTCCGGATACGCGGCAGCGGACGCTTCCTCACACTACAAAGTTCATTGTCATGTTCAAGATTGATGCTTGCCGCAAGCTTTTGGTGGCTCCCACTGACACGACGAACCTATCTGAAAGGAGTATGGAAGTTAGAAATCTCACCAAGTGTCGTCTGGACGAAAGAGCCAGGAAATTTGGCGTCCAAGAGAGCCAACCCACTCCACGTATGAAGCGTTGTTGACTGTTGTTGTGTCGAAGGGGCCCGTGGTCTTTTTGAAGCGGTCTGAGCATTCTCGGGAGTGAATGCGCCGCGTATCCCGGCTAGAGGTTGCTGGTTAATTTCGGCCGACTGTGGTGCCTGCATTGCAACCGAGATGTGAAGGTGCGCTTTCAcgacggcgaggaaaagcaggaaaCAAGCTGTACCGGTCAGACGAAGGTAGGCAGACCGCCCCTGTACGGAGGCCGCCTGCCCCGGCGGCTTGTTCCTCCTCATTCCGCGTGCATGTGTGACAGGAAACAAACCCCTTTTGAGGGAATCCTGGAAGTTTTGGTCATTTACATACTTCGAGCcgtggctgcatgcggcgtGGCAGACACGGCTGCCGGCATGTCACAACCTGCCTTGCATTCGCTTCCATGTGCCAGAAATATGGACATAGACAAACTTCAGTACGCATGAGTGGAATGGGATGTCATCAGTCAAAACTGTTAATACGCAGTTTGCCCATTTTCAAACGGGTCCGCCACCCGGCGCAGATCTTGGCTCGAGCCAGCCCGCGGATGTCTTCGGATCCCGGTGGCAAGACAACCAGTGAAGAAACACCACCGAAAatcgagagaacgaaaaacacTGCTATGTGGATAACCGAAACGACGAGTGCCCACCCTCATTTAGTTTCCAATTATCATCATAACGTGGACTTTTGAGCGCGAGGTATCCTACCAGCGGATCACAATTGACTTGGCGCGGACGAGCGAGAAGTGCAACGTCCCGTGCCAATGCACCCGGCCCCCTCAAAAAGGCGCGAGCGCGTCGTCTCCGGTACGGGCCCTAAAAGTTTGCCATAAGAGACGCTGCAAAGAAATACGATCTCTTGACGAACTCCCCACGTGTCCACTTCAAATTATGATTGTAATGTGCTTCGTTAACGGGCAGATTTCGGCACTGACAGTAGTAGCATCGATGCTGGATCTTCGGTCGAAAGTACACCACTCTTTTTACCAAAGGAGTTCTCGATTCCTCCAGTGTAGATAAAGGAAAGCGTGGCGATGACCACGATTGTCCGGTAGCAGCCAAGCTGGTGGCGCCCTGTGTTGGTTGTTTCTTTGGCGTTTATGCGTCATTTGTTTTCGCAGCCAGATGATTCCTTCCATTTCACACAGAGTTAGTCTTAGGGCGGTCTTTTCCAGAGGAAGGTGCGCTCCGTCACCGCGTTACCGTGTAGACTGACAAGCCAACAAAAGCACCGTGAGCAAATGTGTGAGCCATCTCATCCTTCTGATCAAGACACCTCTTCATGATCTTTCCAAGCGTGAGGTGATGCCCCAGCAATCAGCATCATGAGTTACCTCGCCTATGTGCCACCAGGTTCGTGCTGCCGCCTGGAAACAGCACCAGTAATTCGATGGTGAAGGTCGCTGCTGCAGACGTGTTTAAACAGCGTGAGGTGAAGCTGCTGTACACTGCAGTGAAAATGCTCCTTGAACAACAAAAGCGCATGTGGACCGAATCCAAAGTGTGTTGTCGGCGAGCTGGTTCGTCCGTTACCCAACACCAGCCGCCTGGCACATTTTACTGTCAAAAAATGGCAAACCCAGGCGGCGAAGAGCTTCGTATGACTTCACGGCTGAAGAGTTGttgttctctgctctccttcctcttgccGAAGCAACGTTATGCACAAGCGAGCTCAACGATATCCCGCTTATTAGGAACATTTCACAATCAAGCTAGCGTACGAATAAGCCCTTTTTATCAGCATTGAGACTGCCTGTGCGTTGTGCAGAGGTATCCATGGTCACGCACTTTCTGCTTGATTCTTCGTGGATGCGAAGGAACGAGAATGCGACGAAAGCACGTCCGTAGAAATAACTATGTTCACTGGTGACTGCGCAACACAAAAGCAATCTGTAGAACTGTTCCATTTGTCTGTTGGTCGGCTGGCTGCTACATTGGAGTTCCTGTGTCGCTTCCAGAACGGCCCGTAGCCTCTACATCAGCCGTGACTCCCTTCCTAGCGGAGACGCGGGCGTTCTGGGAAACCCAAAGTTCCTCGATAACTGTCGTTACCACCATGCCGACAGCTTCGTTCACGCATCTCCGTCCACCATGAAATGGACGCTTCTGGCGTGGGGcttgactgcatgcactcatcAAACGTTCGGGCTGCGACGCATCTCTCTGTTCGCATGTTTTGTTGTCACCGACTCGGCTGTGATAGCTTGCCCAGTCTTCGAAATACACACAGGCAAGCCAATGGAGCTCATTTCCCATTGTTTGGGTTGTTCGTGAGGAAAAGACCCTTGACACCACGACATCCA encodes the following:
- a CDS encoding hypothetical protein (encoded by transcript TGME49_221675~Predicted trans-membrane domain (TMHMM2.0):18-41), with protein sequence MRRNKPPGQAASVQGRSAYLRLTGTACFLLFLAVVKAHLHISVAMQAPQSAEINQQPLAGIRGAFTPENAQTASKRPRAPSTQQQSTTLHTWSGLALLDAKFPGSFVQTTLGGRRRRPQNRGNVKRRGRGKRKRRRAKPRRRHSPNRKNGVTERKQGRTRRQRTQAKEDRTEEHDLEGRHRKSEKPESHLTHGDQENVMNRGRTPDARSSRNTHTSRSTSPEGRTEERKKIPEESDARETHNSDEHGKPSETKPRKKQHHQQHDDAEGKTEKDKQVAGHEGSDVGGHGGHGEGADHHAGGEDKHQRSKKKRHKKKKKHHHQPHDDAEGKTEKDKQVAGHEGSDVGGHGGHGEGADHHAGGEDKHQRSKKKRHKKKKKHHHQPHDDAEGKTEKDKQVAGHEGSDVGGHGGHGEGVDRHAGGEDKHQRSKKKRHKKKKKHHHQPHDDAEGKTEKDKQVAGHEGSDVGGHGGHGEGVDRHAGGEDKHQRSKKKRHKKKKKHHHQPHDDAEGKTEKDKQVAGHEGSDVGGHGGHGEGADHHAGGEDKHQRSKTKRHKKKKKHHHQPHDDADGKTEKDKQVAGHEGSDVGGHGGHGEGEDHHAGGEDKHQRSKKKRHKKKKKHHHQPHDDAEGKTEKDKQVAGHEGSDVGGHGGHGEGEDKESGTPTSEERSRGRRRRRRKRHQHTSSDGAKGKEEKATQVDGRAEPHVGGYGDHGEGEDKGEGEGKRPRRSRRRRRRKGGHGGNEHSTKGDGQEVGGTADRAGHGNEPKKALADAGTGGMHSHGGREDKHPGGEHKDAYEKKETGDHAGQDRSIKSHSPSGSSDGSSPAHKGSPASAAKDQQSTTDQKHPQEQKSDEHKHTNQGSSHEHRESGHHGSSQEHRESGHHGSSQEHRESGHHGSSQEHRESGHHGSSQEHRESGHHGSSQEHRESGHHGSSQEHRESVHHGSSQEHHSEHQQSVHPHHGHQNSLQESGHHQGSSHGHLNQQHQSVHFHDSSPVSHSQPQPMQFPSFPSPSLTSPPPPSPVLPSPSLPPPAQLSPVSPQASPVAPPVQTPAPMASPAWETAPSQGAAAPAALPQASRPQGAERDEELPSVRGRPLEDRNFDEDETKEGKQAPRRGAARDDDENDDDDDEREKDDSKDKDDDYDKDEDNSKNKPGPEDKDDDDNDDKDKDNSKGKEDSGDKDDDDDDKDESDAKNKRGPGDKDDDDNDDKDKDNSKGKEESGDKDDDDDDKDESDAKNKRGSGDKDDDDGDNDDDDSQDKRQSRGKEQTIKRKGDSRDDNDDSGDDDDSPDGGLSGVAGSPGKTGIEGRKGTPQVRGTAPATGTSPVNAGLQGTGSPRQNQTPLVQHRGQNSMAGTMSALREKAMILDMGHDEDADGDDDDDDDDDDGDVEDYGDDDDDDEINKKKSVHHSKSQKKSSGHGTSSRRGRK